A single region of the Drosophila miranda strain MSH22 chromosome 2, D.miranda_PacBio2.1, whole genome shotgun sequence genome encodes:
- the LOC108157588 gene encoding degenerin unc-8, producing MNWYRFQGLALKGILYFATFYLSLPFFGNVALSLLHSYISSSVSFNLDTIYLNWNSTFPAITVCEIYNAERIWELSDAHFGSEHEMHIDDFISEIVFYRGVCSSCENCAKLRCPGNYTLLLEVFRTKCHQLILNCSYLNELFDCCDEFLPVPTEYGLCYSFNSHQARKVAHVQYTNNRMTGPGHLTFNAAADVQLYVHAPIDVPFQLSEGMIRETVLLGHFKELVLNVIEVHNDESVQDLSSEQRRCRYGHEHVDDRQGIYEFYSYSGCVVECTVLLQLVNCNCTNHFMAVPGQNSLPVCDYRGLICLTKVRQKLMTERKSCECMSACEEPEYNIIYNSADNDDEDAEDISKVRVALVELPTQRYVRRVAKTILDFLISLGGLVGLFFNTSALRLVETVFLIVRYRKTIVQWVKRIWFGTIKYLQILDQSK from the exons ATGAACTGGTACCGCTTTCAGGGCTTGGCTCTGAAGGGGATACTCTATTTTGCGACGTTTTATCTTTCCTTGCCAttttttggcaatgtcgcctTGTCACTGCTGCACAGCTACATCTCCTCGTCGGTGTCCTTTAACTTGGACACTATTTA TCTCAATTGGAACTCTACCTTTCCGGCCATAACCGTATGTGAGATATACAACGCCGAAAGGATTTGGGAACTGAGTGACGCCCACTTTGGCAGCGAGCACGAAATGCACATCGATGACTTCATCAGCGAGATAGTGTTCTACCGGGGCGTCTGCAGCAGCTGCGAGAACTGCGCCAAGCTCCGCTGTCCCGGAAACTATACCCTGCTCCTGGAAGTG TTCCGCACCAAGTGCCATCAATTGATATTAAACTGTAGCTACCTCAATGAACTGTTCGACTGCTGCGATGAGTTCCTGCCCGTGCCCACAGAGTACGGACTGTGCTACTCCTTCAATTCCCACCAGGCTCGAAAGGTGGCCCATGTCCAGTACACGAACAATCGCATGACGGGTCCTGGACATCTCACATTCAATGCTGCCGCCGATGTCCAGCTGTATGTGCATGCGCCCATCGATGTGCCGTTTCAGTTATCCGAGGGAATGATTCGTGAGACGGTGCTGCTGGGCCACTTCAAGGAGCTCGTCTTGAACGTCATCGAGGTGCACAACGACGAGAGTGTTCAGGACCTGAGCTCAGAGCAGCGAAGATGTCGCTATGGCCACGAGCACGTCGACGACCGCCAGGGCATTTACGAGTTCTACAGCTACTCCGGCTGCGTGGTGGAGTGCACCGTGCTCCTGCAGCTGGTCAACTGCAACTGCACCAATCATTTTATGGCTGTGCCCGGCCAGAATTCCCTGCCCGTCTGCGACTATCGTGGCCTGATCTGCTTGACCAAAGTCAGGCAGAAACTGATGACGGAGCGCAAGTCTTGCGAGTGCATGAGTGCATGCGAGGAGCCCGAGTACAACATTATCTACAACTCCGCGGACAA CGACGATGAGGATGCGGAGGACATCTCCAAAGTGCGTGTGGCCCTAGTGGAGCTTCCCACTCAGCGTTATGTTCGCCGGGTGGCGAAAACCATTTTGGATTTCTTGA TCTCTTTAGGCGGTCTGGTGGGTCTGTTCTTCAACACCTCCGCCCTGCGCTTGGTGGAGACTGTGTTTCTAATTGTGCGGTACAGGAAAACGATTGTGCAGTGGGTTAAAAGAATTTGGTTTGGCACAATTAAGTATTTACAGATTCTGGACCAGTCAAAATAA
- the LOC108157587 gene encoding serine palmitoyltransferase small subunit B, whose product MFNIKQLATHLYRQYELITCINMLEPWERKLINGFFLVVLALVFFSSCWYLPNYMQTLMEFITPLAWSSQSGNAAYVAQKMGTS is encoded by the exons ATGTTCAACATTAAACAATTAGCCACTCACCTGTATCGCCAGTACGAACTGATCACGTGCATCAACATGCTAGAGCCATGGGAGAGGAAGCTAATCA ATGGTTTCTTCCTAGTTGTGCTGGCACTGGTGTTCTTCTCCAGCTGCTGGTATCTACCCAACTATATGCAAACCCTAATGGAGTTCATCACTCCCCTTGCTTGGTCTAGTCAGTCCGGAAACGCAGCCTATGTGGCACAGAAAATGGGTACAAGCTGA
- the LOC108157049 gene encoding NADP-dependent malic enzyme isoform X2, with protein MFSRPSLCGTFGKLCRCGTSTTAAAAAAGTTTSPAVSALALCEARRYHEVVGDIICPSQVRGIDHIRDPRLNKGLAFTLEERQVLGIHGLQPARFKTQEEQLQLCKIAVNRYTEPLNKYLYLSDLHDRNERLFFRFLSENIEDLMPIVYTPTVGLACQRFGLIYRRPHGLFVTFNDRGHIFDVMKNWPEPNVRAICVTDGERILGLGDLGACGMGIPVGKLALYTALAGIKPHQCLPIVVDVGTNNIDLLEDPLYVGLRQKRVVGREYDDFIDEFMEAVVKRYGQNTLIQFEDFGNHNAFRFLDKYRNNYCTFNDDIQGTAAVAVAGLYASKRITGKSFKDYTFLFAGAGEAAIGIADLVVKAMVAEGVPIEEAYHKIYMVDIDGLLTTTRKVGNLEGHKVNYAKDIEPMADLEQIVSAIKPNVLVGASACPGLFTPKILRTMADHNDRPVIFALSNPTSKAECTADEAYHNTDARVIFSSGSPFPPVKVGDKTYYPGQGNNAYIFPGVGLGVICTGTHHIPDDMFLIAAQELANFTESSDIERGSLYPPLENIRDVSMNIAIGVTKCAYDKGLASTYPEPQDKRKWLEDQLYNFNYECSMPVTWTWPRMPYIKTREESPLIAAIK; from the exons ATGTTTTCACGACCAAG TCTGTGTGGAACTTTTGGGAAATTGTGCCGCTGCGGCACTTCcacaactgcagcagcagcagcagcaggaacaaCCACATCGCCGGCTGTCTCGGCTCTGGCATTGTGCGAGGCCCGTCGGTATCATGAGGTGGTGGGCGACATCATCTGCCCATCGCAGGTGCGAGGCATCGATCACATCCGTGATCCGCGTCTGAACAAG GGTCTGGCGTTTACTCTGGAAGAACGCCAAGTTCTGGGCATCCATGGCCTGCAGCCGGCGCGCTTCAAGACGCAGGAAGAGCAGCTACAGCTGTGCAAAATCGCCGTGAATCGCTACACAGAGCCGCTCAACAAGTATCTGTATCTCAGCGATCTGCACGATCGTAACGAGCGGCTCTTCTTCCGCTTCCTTTCCGAGAACATTGAGGATCTAATGCCAATTGTGTATACGCCCACCGTGGGCCTGGCCTGCCAGCGCTTCGGACTGATCTATAGGCGTCCCCACGGCCTGTTTGTCACCTTCAATGATCGCGGGCACATCTTCGATGTGATGAAGAACTGGCCGGAGCCAAACGTGCGTGCCATTTGCGTGACCGATGGCGAGCGCATCCTTGGCCTGGGAGATCTTGGTGCCTGCGGCATGGGCATTCCCGTGGGCAAGCTGGCCTTATACACGGCCCTCGCTGGCATCAAGCCGCACCAGTGCCTCCCCATTGTGGTTGATGTGGGCACCAACAACATCGACTTGCTGGAGGATCCCCTGTATGTGGGTCTGCGCCAGAAGCGTGTGGTCGGACGCGAGTACGACGACTTCATCGATGAGTTCATGGAGGCGGTGGTGAAGCGCTACGGGCAGAACACCCTCATCCAGTTCGAGGACTTTGGCAATCACAATGCATTTAGGTTCCTGGACAAATACCGCAACAACTACTGCACCTTCAACGACGATATCCAGGGCACAGCCgccgtggctgtggctggaTTGTATGCCTCCAAGCGCATCACCGGCAAGTCCTTCAAGGACTACACCTTCCTGTTTGCCGGCGCCGGTGAGGCTGCCATCGGTATTGCCGATCTAGTCGTCAAGGCCATGGTGGCCGAGGGCGTGCCCATCGAAGAGGCTTACCATAAGATCTACATGGTAGATATTGACGGTCTGCTGACCACCACCCGCAAAGTGGGCAACCTGGAGGGTCATAAAGTGAACTATGCCAAGGACATTGAACCCATGGCGGATCTCGAGCAGATAGTATCGGCCATTAAGCCAAAT GTGCTCGTTGGCGCATCGGCCTGTCCCGGCCTGTTTACGCCCAAGATCCTACGCACCATGGCGGACCACAACGATAGGCCCGTGATATTCGCCCTCTCCAATCCCACCAGCAAGGCGGAATGCACCGCCGACGAGGCATACCATAACACGGAT GCTCGCGTGATCTTCTCGTCGGGCTCGCCCTTCCCACCGGTCAAAGTGGGCGATAAGACGTACTATCCGGGCCAGGGCAACAATGCTTATATATTCCCGGGCGTCGGTCTGGGCGTTATCTGCACGGGCACGCATCACATACCCGATGACATGTTCCTGATTGCCGCCCAGGAGTTGGCCAACTTTACGGAGTCCAGCGACATTGAGCGCGGCTCCCTGTACCCGCCGCTGGAGAACATCCGTGATGTGTCCATGAACATTGCCATTGGTGTGACCAAGTGTGCCTACGACAAGG GTCTGGCATCCACCTATCCGGAGCCGCAGGACAAGCGCAAGTGGCTGGAGGATCAGCTGTATAATTTCAACTATGAGTGCTCGATGCCCGTGACCTGGACCTGGCCGCGCATGCCCTACATTAAGACTC GCGAAGAAAGCCCGCTCATTGCCGCCATCAAATAA
- the LOC108155599 gene encoding uncharacterized protein LOC108155599 isoform X1, translating into MEQSNCVQSNDERMWNSNTTQLLLRMLLDRIQNFQNPMKKKREVWQSIVLEMEEHGYNDLIPEQLDRKYRNLKKTYEKIKSDNRVSKWEYFEKMDAILGNQPVAKSKKRPNTEMLYLNEQPEDQNDEDDASNSGSTNSKHIKTELKKNLEYSPIAYNSNMTDIEESSLSLSNCSIPKKSPSHGTTSNSSATVNILQDLVKQAKEVEEKPPFKNIEVLTYWDFLLNDMPPAVARDARHKVTNLLQNYVSSKQKKPRRV; encoded by the exons atggaGCAAAGTAATTGCGTGCAATCAA ATGACGAGAGAATGTGGAACTCGAATACCACACAGCTACTACTCCGAATGCTTTTGGATAGGATACAAAATTTTCAGAATCCgatgaaaaaaaaaagggaagtGTGGCAGAGCATTGTGCTAGAAATGGAAGAGCATGGATATAACGACCTAATCCCCGAGCAACTTGACAGGAAGTATAGGAACTTGAAGAAGACGTATGAAAAGATCAAGAGCGATAACAGGGTCTCTAAGTGGGAGTACTTTGAGAAAATGGATGCCATTCTTGGCAACCAACCTGtagcaaaaagcaaaaaaaggCCAAACACCGAAATGTTATATCTCAATGAGCAACCGGAGGATCAGAATGATGAAGATGATGCTTCGAATTCCGGCAGTACGAACTCAAAACACATTAAAACTGAACTGAAGAAAAATTTGGAGTACAGTCCAATAGCCTATAATTCCAACATGACTGATATAGAGGAGAGTTCGTTGTCCCTCAGTAACTGCTCAATT CCGAAAAAAAGTCCATCGCATGGTACGACTTCGAATTCCAGTGCCACAGTAAACATTCTCCAGGATCTCGTAAAACAGGCAAAAGAAGTCGAAGAAAAGCCCCCATTTAAAAATATTGAAGTATTGACCTACTGGGACTTTCTTTTAAATGATATGCCTCCAGCGGTAGCCAGAGATGCTCGTCATAAAGTGACGAATTTGCTCCAAAATTACGTCAGCTCCAAGCAAAAAAAACCTCGTAGAGTTTAA
- the LOC108157050 gene encoding phenoloxidase-activating factor 3, with amino-acid sequence MGTIFTFSLSLSFILLIVVWPELVLTQSSCVTPVGVAGLCVPSQECGFVKQLIDIYGRNIPRRVQNQMRQMQCTGETDEFHLCCPGETSTRSEQSEPRPTATKTVRAVSDNLNRIDPQGYRLLDSVTQCGNRGNPKVSGGRNSKPGEFPWVALLKYETSGRQFLCGGSLITDRFILTAAHCIVQQPPLLGVRLGEHDLAHEQDCTYLGGVHRVCQPPYEEFGVNDVRVHPGYTHGSINNDIALIKLDRNVVLPKSHIAPICLPIDDKSKELAHDQSFLIAGWGRTDKEDAASIQQRALITRKDVSVCSSYYSNAPVNENHICATGSGIAHTCRGDSGGPLFFKHRFKQNYRFVQYGVISFGGQRCGSNRNQPGVFANIIDMLPWITQNLY; translated from the exons ATGGGTACCATATTCACATTCAGCCTAAGCTTGAGCTTCATCTTGCTGATTGTCGTCTGGCCGGAGCTGGTGCTAACAC AGAGCAGTTGCGTCACACCTGTGGGGGTCGCGGGCCTGTGTGTGCCATCGCAGGAGTGCGGCTTTGTGAAGCAGCTAATCGACATTTACGGCCGGAATATACCACGACGCGTGCAGAACCAAATGCGGCAGATGCAGTGCACCGGGGAGACTGAT GAATTCCATTTATGCTGCCCTGGCGAGACTAGTACACGCTCTGAACAGAGTGAACCAAGGCCCACCGCCACGAAGACGGTGCGGGCTGTCTCCGACAACCTGAACCGCATCGATCCGCAGGGCTATCGGCTGCTCGACTCTGTCACCCAATGCGGCAACAGGGGCAATCCCAAGGTGAGTGGCGGCCGCAACTCAAAGCCCGGAGAGTTTCCCTGGGTGGCGCTGCTCAAGTACGAGACCTCCGGACGTCAGTTCCTGTGCGGCGGCAGCCTGATCACCGATCGCTTCATCCTCACCGCTGCCCATTGCATCGTGCAACAGCCTCCACT GCTTGGAGTGCGTCTGGGAGAGCACGATCTGGCCCATGAGCAGGATTGTACGTATTTGGGTGGAGTTCATAGGGTGTGCCAGCCGCCCTACGAGGAGTTTGGCGTCAACGATGTCCGCGTCCATCCCGGCTATACGCATGGATCGATCAACAATGACATTGCCCTGATCAAGCTGGATCGAAACGTGGTCCTGCCCAAGTCGCACATTGCACCCATTTGCCTGCCCATCGACGATAAGTCCAAGGAACTGGCCCACGATCAGAGCTTTCTGATTGCCGGCTGGGGTCGCACGGACAAGGAGGACGCTGCCTCCATACAGCAGCGGGCTCTGATCACCCGCAAGGATGTCTCCGTTTGCAGCAGCTACTACAGCAATGCCCCCGTCAATGAGAACCATATCTGCGCCACCGGCTCTGGCATCGCACACACCTGCCGCGGCGACTCCGGCGGGCCGCTGTTCTTCAAGCACCGCTTCAAGCAGAACTACCGCTTCGTCCAGTACGGCGTCATCTCGTTTGGCGGCCAGCGGTGTGGCAGCAACAGGAACCAGCCCGGCGTGTTTGCCAACATCATCGACATGTTACCATGGATAACGCAGAACCTATACTAA
- the LOC108157051 gene encoding serine protease grass has translation MISRCFVVVYGIALVFGVQAAGADYADDCTTPNGESGQCMPFSSCKDIEERLTESQTSGQSVPADYASYLQKASCGEINSVRHFCCPAAQIQHNSKVMALFKNETFDCGNFLSQRVANGYEVKLSSRPWMALLRYQQFGEPRFLCGGALISERYILTAAHCVHGLQDDLDEIRLGEHRISTEEDCRQQGRKKKCAPPVVDVGIEKYIIHEHYDARQIMNDIALLRLKRNVPFQKHIKPICLPITDELKQQAEQINTYFVTGWGTTENGSSSDVLLQANVPLQPRSACSQAFRRSVPLTQLCVGGGDLQDSCKGDSGGPLQAPSRYLGEFAPRMVEFGIVSQGVVSCGQVSLPGLYTNVGEYVQWITDTMASHGL, from the exons ATGATAAGCAGATGCTTTGTCGTTGTCTATGGCATTGCCCTCGTGTTCGGTGTGCAGGCCGCTGGAGCAG ACTATGCCGATGACTGCACTACACCCAATGGGGAGTCGGGTCAGTGCATGCCCTTCTCCTCGTGCAAGGACATTGAGGAACGGCTGACGGAGAGCCAGACGTCGGGCCAGAGTGTGCCAGCCGATTATGCCAGCTATCTACAGAAGGCTTCCTGCGGGGAAATTAACAGTGTG CGCCACTTTTGCTGTCCTGCTGCCCAGATCCAGCACAACTCCAAGGTGATGGCTCTGTTCAAGAACGAGACCTTCGACTGTGGCAACTTTCTGAGCCAGCGTGTGGCCAATGGCTACGAGGTGAAGCTGTCGTCCAGGCCCTGGATGGCCCTGCTGCGCTACCAGCAATTCGGGGAGCCGCGTTTCCTTTGCGGCGGTGCCCTCATCTCAGAGC GCTATATACTGACTGCTGCTCATTGTGTGCATGGACTCCAGGATGATCT CGATGAGATACGACTGGGAGAGCATCGCATTTCAACGGAGGAGGACTGCAGACAGCAGGGACGCAAGAAGAAGTGTGCGCCGCCTGTTGTGGATGTGGGCATTGAGAAGTACATCATCCACGAGCACTATGATGCCCGCCAGATCATGAACGACATTGCCCTGCTGCGATTGAAGAGAAACGTTCCTTTCCAGA AGCACATCAAACCGATCTGCCTGCCGATTACAGATGAactgaagcagcaggcggagCAGATCAACACCTACTTTGTGACCGGCTGGGGCACCACGGAGAATGGCTCCTCCTCCGATGTCCTGCTCCAGGCGAATGTGCCCCTCCAGCCACGTTCGGCCTGCTCCCAGGCTTTCCGTCGCTCGGTGCCCCTAACGCAGCTGTGCGTCGGCGGCGGTGATCTCCAGGACTCGTGCAAGGGCGACTCTGGTGGCCCCCTGCAGGCGCCCTCCCGCTATCTGGGAGAGTTTGCCCCTCGCATGGTGGAGTTTGGTATCGTCAGCCAGGGTGTCGTCTCCTGCGGCCAAGTGAGTCTTCCCGGCCTCTACACGAATGTCGGCGAGTATGTCCAATGGATAACAGACACCATGGCAAGCCACGGCCTGTAA
- the LOC108157049 gene encoding NADP-dependent malic enzyme isoform X1, with the protein MFSRPSLCGTFGKLCRCGTSTTAAAAAAGTTTSPAVSALALCEARRYHEVVGDIICPSQVRGIDHIRDPRLNKGLAFTLEERQVLGIHGLQPARFKTQEEQLQLCKIAVNRYTEPLNKYLYLSDLHDRNERLFFRFLSENIEDLMPIVYTPTVGLACQRFGLIYRRPHGLFVTFNDRGHIFDVMKNWPEPNVRAICVTDGERILGLGDLGACGMGIPVGKLALYTALAGIKPHQCLPIVVDVGTNNIDLLEDPLYVGLRQKRVVGREYDDFIDEFMEAVVKRYGQNTLIQFEDFGNHNAFRFLDKYRNNYCTFNDDIQGTAAVAVAGLYASKRITGKSFKDYTFLFAGAGEAAIGIADLVVKAMVAEGVPIEEAYHKIYMVDIDGLLTTTRKVGNLEGHKVNYAKDIEPMADLEQIVSAIKPNVLVGASACPGLFTPKILRTMADHNDRPVIFALSNPTSKAECTADEAYHNTDARVIFSSGSPFPPVKVGDKTYYPGQGNNAYIFPGVGLGVICTGTHHIPDDMFLIAAQELANFTESSDIERGSLYPPLENIRDVSMNIAIGVTKCAYDKGLASTYPEPQDKRKWLEDQLYNFNYECSMPVTWTWPRMPYIKTRELVPTKLYGKKKSEEIL; encoded by the exons ATGTTTTCACGACCAAG TCTGTGTGGAACTTTTGGGAAATTGTGCCGCTGCGGCACTTCcacaactgcagcagcagcagcagcaggaacaaCCACATCGCCGGCTGTCTCGGCTCTGGCATTGTGCGAGGCCCGTCGGTATCATGAGGTGGTGGGCGACATCATCTGCCCATCGCAGGTGCGAGGCATCGATCACATCCGTGATCCGCGTCTGAACAAG GGTCTGGCGTTTACTCTGGAAGAACGCCAAGTTCTGGGCATCCATGGCCTGCAGCCGGCGCGCTTCAAGACGCAGGAAGAGCAGCTACAGCTGTGCAAAATCGCCGTGAATCGCTACACAGAGCCGCTCAACAAGTATCTGTATCTCAGCGATCTGCACGATCGTAACGAGCGGCTCTTCTTCCGCTTCCTTTCCGAGAACATTGAGGATCTAATGCCAATTGTGTATACGCCCACCGTGGGCCTGGCCTGCCAGCGCTTCGGACTGATCTATAGGCGTCCCCACGGCCTGTTTGTCACCTTCAATGATCGCGGGCACATCTTCGATGTGATGAAGAACTGGCCGGAGCCAAACGTGCGTGCCATTTGCGTGACCGATGGCGAGCGCATCCTTGGCCTGGGAGATCTTGGTGCCTGCGGCATGGGCATTCCCGTGGGCAAGCTGGCCTTATACACGGCCCTCGCTGGCATCAAGCCGCACCAGTGCCTCCCCATTGTGGTTGATGTGGGCACCAACAACATCGACTTGCTGGAGGATCCCCTGTATGTGGGTCTGCGCCAGAAGCGTGTGGTCGGACGCGAGTACGACGACTTCATCGATGAGTTCATGGAGGCGGTGGTGAAGCGCTACGGGCAGAACACCCTCATCCAGTTCGAGGACTTTGGCAATCACAATGCATTTAGGTTCCTGGACAAATACCGCAACAACTACTGCACCTTCAACGACGATATCCAGGGCACAGCCgccgtggctgtggctggaTTGTATGCCTCCAAGCGCATCACCGGCAAGTCCTTCAAGGACTACACCTTCCTGTTTGCCGGCGCCGGTGAGGCTGCCATCGGTATTGCCGATCTAGTCGTCAAGGCCATGGTGGCCGAGGGCGTGCCCATCGAAGAGGCTTACCATAAGATCTACATGGTAGATATTGACGGTCTGCTGACCACCACCCGCAAAGTGGGCAACCTGGAGGGTCATAAAGTGAACTATGCCAAGGACATTGAACCCATGGCGGATCTCGAGCAGATAGTATCGGCCATTAAGCCAAAT GTGCTCGTTGGCGCATCGGCCTGTCCCGGCCTGTTTACGCCCAAGATCCTACGCACCATGGCGGACCACAACGATAGGCCCGTGATATTCGCCCTCTCCAATCCCACCAGCAAGGCGGAATGCACCGCCGACGAGGCATACCATAACACGGAT GCTCGCGTGATCTTCTCGTCGGGCTCGCCCTTCCCACCGGTCAAAGTGGGCGATAAGACGTACTATCCGGGCCAGGGCAACAATGCTTATATATTCCCGGGCGTCGGTCTGGGCGTTATCTGCACGGGCACGCATCACATACCCGATGACATGTTCCTGATTGCCGCCCAGGAGTTGGCCAACTTTACGGAGTCCAGCGACATTGAGCGCGGCTCCCTGTACCCGCCGCTGGAGAACATCCGTGATGTGTCCATGAACATTGCCATTGGTGTGACCAAGTGTGCCTACGACAAGG GTCTGGCATCCACCTATCCGGAGCCGCAGGACAAGCGCAAGTGGCTGGAGGATCAGCTGTATAATTTCAACTATGAGTGCTCGATGCCCGTGACCTGGACCTGGCCGCGCATGCCCTACATTAAGACTCGTGAATTAGTGCCCACCAAGCTCTATGGAAAAAAAA AAAGCGAAGAGATTCTATAA
- the LOC108155599 gene encoding uncharacterized protein LOC108155599 isoform X2: protein MWNSNTTQLLLRMLLDRIQNFQNPMKKKREVWQSIVLEMEEHGYNDLIPEQLDRKYRNLKKTYEKIKSDNRVSKWEYFEKMDAILGNQPVAKSKKRPNTEMLYLNEQPEDQNDEDDASNSGSTNSKHIKTELKKNLEYSPIAYNSNMTDIEESSLSLSNCSIPKKSPSHGTTSNSSATVNILQDLVKQAKEVEEKPPFKNIEVLTYWDFLLNDMPPAVARDARHKVTNLLQNYVSSKQKKPRRV from the exons ATGTGGAACTCGAATACCACACAGCTACTACTCCGAATGCTTTTGGATAGGATACAAAATTTTCAGAATCCgatgaaaaaaaaaagggaagtGTGGCAGAGCATTGTGCTAGAAATGGAAGAGCATGGATATAACGACCTAATCCCCGAGCAACTTGACAGGAAGTATAGGAACTTGAAGAAGACGTATGAAAAGATCAAGAGCGATAACAGGGTCTCTAAGTGGGAGTACTTTGAGAAAATGGATGCCATTCTTGGCAACCAACCTGtagcaaaaagcaaaaaaaggCCAAACACCGAAATGTTATATCTCAATGAGCAACCGGAGGATCAGAATGATGAAGATGATGCTTCGAATTCCGGCAGTACGAACTCAAAACACATTAAAACTGAACTGAAGAAAAATTTGGAGTACAGTCCAATAGCCTATAATTCCAACATGACTGATATAGAGGAGAGTTCGTTGTCCCTCAGTAACTGCTCAATT CCGAAAAAAAGTCCATCGCATGGTACGACTTCGAATTCCAGTGCCACAGTAAACATTCTCCAGGATCTCGTAAAACAGGCAAAAGAAGTCGAAGAAAAGCCCCCATTTAAAAATATTGAAGTATTGACCTACTGGGACTTTCTTTTAAATGATATGCCTCCAGCGGTAGCCAGAGATGCTCGTCATAAAGTGACGAATTTGCTCCAAAATTACGTCAGCTCCAAGCAAAAAAAACCTCGTAGAGTTTAA